A genomic window from Thermococcus sp. LS1 includes:
- a CDS encoding ATP-NAD kinase family protein, translating into MKVGLIINPIAGMGGRVALKGTDGVVEEAIKRGARPVTSDLVRLFLEELSHYEEARSIEFLTGPNGLGEDVLREFNFPFEVIQHREISPREILGVKIPDTSSEDTRELARRMLGKVELIIFAGGDGTARDVHSAVDEKVPILGIPTGVKMYSGVFATSPEDAARVLVEWLRGRAKLVERGVKDIDENAYRHDEVKARLYGKALVPYVETLVQGSKEATPLDEEEELEAIAEALAEEILESDGIYFLGAGSTVKRIKEKLGIEGTLLGVDVVQVKDGEAELLVKDATEKDLLEFADRNPRIVVTVIGGLGFLFGRGNQQFSPEVLRRIPKENIIVVATPSKIENGTIRVYTGDKKVDEKLRGYIRVRVSPWMERMVRVI; encoded by the coding sequence ATGAAGGTCGGGCTGATCATCAACCCCATAGCGGGCATGGGAGGCAGGGTTGCCCTGAAGGGCACCGACGGAGTCGTTGAGGAAGCGATTAAGCGCGGTGCGAGACCGGTAACTTCTGATCTGGTCAGGCTCTTCCTGGAAGAGCTTTCCCACTATGAAGAAGCCCGCTCGATAGAGTTCCTTACCGGACCAAATGGTCTCGGTGAGGATGTTTTGAGGGAGTTCAACTTCCCTTTTGAGGTGATACAACACAGGGAAATAAGCCCTCGTGAAATCCTCGGAGTTAAGATACCGGATACAAGTTCGGAAGACACGCGGGAGCTCGCCAGGCGCATGCTCGGGAAGGTTGAGCTCATAATCTTCGCTGGCGGAGATGGAACGGCAAGGGACGTTCACTCGGCCGTCGATGAGAAGGTTCCGATTCTGGGAATTCCTACCGGTGTCAAGATGTACTCGGGAGTTTTTGCAACCTCCCCGGAGGATGCCGCAAGGGTTCTGGTGGAGTGGCTCAGGGGGCGGGCAAAGCTCGTGGAGAGGGGGGTTAAGGACATAGATGAGAATGCCTACCGCCACGATGAGGTTAAAGCAAGGCTCTATGGAAAAGCCCTCGTCCCCTACGTCGAGACCCTTGTCCAGGGGAGCAAGGAAGCGACCCCACTCGACGAGGAGGAAGAGCTTGAAGCTATAGCCGAGGCATTGGCCGAGGAAATCCTTGAAAGCGATGGGATTTACTTCCTCGGTGCTGGCTCGACGGTAAAGAGAATAAAGGAGAAGCTCGGTATAGAGGGAACCCTTCTTGGTGTCGACGTAGTCCAGGTGAAGGACGGAGAGGCTGAGCTTTTAGTTAAAGATGCCACCGAGAAAGACCTTCTGGAGTTTGCTGACAGAAATCCCAGGATAGTTGTCACTGTGATCGGGGGTCTTGGATTCCTCTTTGGCAGGGGCAACCAGCAGTTTTCTCCAGAAGTCCTGAGGCGCATTCCAAAGGAGAACATAATCGTCGTTGCGACGCCTTCAAAGATTGAAAACGGTACCATCAGGGTATATACCGGTGATAAGAAGGTCGATGAGAAGCTCAGGGGTTATATCAGGGTTCGTGTAAGCCCCTGGATGGAGCGGATGGTGAGGGTTATTTAG
- a CDS encoding MFS transporter produces the protein MSQRVSVAVRNAMVSNRYRYVPKMPRWFYSFVPFKVATGGSSALVSLYLLELGGNASTVGLTFALASLASMLGALFWGKLSDKTLRRKPFILLGFASVPVFLTLMAFVKTPAQLIAINTAYAFFLASTLSVPIALVLRSVRKHSWDYGIGKFNEISGWGWVLGLVLGFGLSRFLTIPQLFVAFALLGLPSVFMAQRMIREVPIYVNRKAIRAFGNYVIEKARYFPSFILHTNLSLPNGLKRFYISFLLFWIAAGLYFPQVPVLLTENGFTREIIYLALIVNSTIAALNYTRVGMSMGENKEGTLRKGLLLRTGAFVAITVGALISPALLPLAFVSYALAGYSWTFIGVSSTAIVSEKAGEKENGSAMGTYNVVSSAGYIAGSALGGYVVSAFGFGMTFGLGVALLGGSVLLLRR, from the coding sequence ATGAGTCAGAGAGTTTCGGTTGCGGTTAGAAACGCAATGGTCTCGAACCGCTACCGCTACGTTCCCAAGATGCCGCGGTGGTTTTACTCCTTCGTGCCATTCAAGGTAGCCACGGGTGGAAGTTCCGCCTTGGTCAGCCTGTATCTCCTTGAGCTTGGCGGGAACGCCTCAACCGTCGGTCTTACTTTCGCACTGGCGAGCTTGGCATCGATGCTCGGCGCCCTTTTCTGGGGAAAGCTCAGTGATAAGACTCTAAGGAGGAAACCCTTCATACTGCTCGGCTTCGCGAGCGTGCCAGTTTTCCTAACGCTTATGGCATTCGTCAAAACACCGGCTCAGCTCATCGCTATAAACACTGCCTACGCATTCTTCCTTGCATCGACGCTTTCCGTGCCGATAGCCCTGGTTTTAAGGAGCGTCAGAAAGCACAGCTGGGACTACGGCATAGGGAAGTTTAACGAGATAAGCGGCTGGGGCTGGGTGCTCGGTCTAGTTCTCGGCTTCGGCCTGTCAAGGTTTCTCACGATTCCCCAGCTGTTCGTAGCATTCGCCCTCCTCGGTCTGCCATCGGTGTTCATGGCCCAGAGGATGATACGCGAGGTTCCGATATACGTCAACAGAAAAGCCATAAGAGCATTCGGCAACTACGTCATCGAGAAGGCTCGCTACTTCCCGAGTTTCATCCTCCACACCAACTTAAGCCTTCCAAACGGTCTGAAAAGGTTCTACATATCGTTTCTGCTCTTCTGGATAGCGGCAGGACTGTATTTCCCGCAGGTCCCCGTGCTCCTTACGGAGAACGGCTTCACCAGAGAAATCATTTACCTTGCCCTGATCGTCAACTCCACCATAGCAGCCCTCAACTACACTCGCGTCGGGATGAGCATGGGTGAAAACAAGGAAGGAACGCTCAGAAAAGGCCTCCTTCTCAGGACGGGGGCGTTCGTAGCAATCACCGTCGGCGCGCTGATCTCTCCAGCACTGCTCCCCCTGGCGTTCGTCTCATACGCTCTGGCTGGCTACTCCTGGACCTTCATAGGCGTCTCATCCACGGCCATAGTTAGTGAAAAGGCTGGTGAAAAGGAAAATGGAAGCGCCATGGGGACCTACAACGTCGTGAGCTCTGCTGGTTACATAGCCGGGAGTGCCCTCGGCGGATATGTCGTCTCGGCCTTCGGCTTTGGCATGACCTTTGGCCTTGGGGTGGCCCTTTTGGGTGGGAGCGTACTGCTACTGAGGAGGTAA
- a CDS encoding cysteine desulfurase, with the protein MRIPEDVRKDIPLTSEVIYFDNTATSLTPKPVVEAMDEYYLKYRANVHRGVHRLSQMATHKYEESRKIVADFIGAKFEEIAFTKNTSESLNLAALGLEHIFKKGDKIVTTPYEHHSDLLPWQRLAEKLGLKLEFIEGDDEGNLDLSDAEKKIKGAKLVAVQHVSNALGVIHEVEELGKMAKDEGAIFVVDAAQSAGHMEVNVKKLHADFLAFSGHKGPMGPTGIGVLYIREEFFDTFEPPLIGGGTIEDVSLDGYKLTEPPERFEAGTPNIGGAIGLAAGIRYIERIGLGRIERQEHKLVKRTTEGLDELGVPWYGPKDLKKHAGVVSFNVPGLHPHDVAAILDDHNIMVRSGHHCALPVMKKLGINGTVRASFHVYNSLEEVETFLGVMEELVNGLKT; encoded by the coding sequence ATGAGGATTCCGGAGGATGTTAGGAAGGACATACCCCTGACGAGCGAGGTGATTTACTTCGACAACACAGCCACTTCACTCACGCCGAAGCCAGTGGTTGAGGCCATGGACGAGTACTACCTGAAGTACCGCGCCAACGTTCACAGGGGCGTCCACAGGCTCTCCCAGATGGCGACGCACAAGTACGAGGAGTCCAGAAAGATCGTTGCGGACTTCATCGGGGCCAAGTTCGAAGAAATAGCCTTCACAAAGAACACGAGCGAGAGTTTAAACCTAGCCGCCCTCGGTCTGGAGCACATCTTCAAGAAGGGCGACAAAATCGTAACCACTCCCTACGAGCACCACTCCGATCTGCTTCCCTGGCAGCGCCTGGCCGAGAAACTCGGCCTTAAGCTGGAGTTCATAGAGGGCGACGACGAGGGCAACCTTGATTTAAGCGATGCGGAAAAGAAGATAAAGGGAGCGAAGCTTGTCGCTGTTCAGCACGTCTCGAACGCGCTGGGAGTAATCCACGAGGTGGAGGAGCTCGGAAAGATGGCCAAGGATGAAGGCGCGATATTCGTAGTCGATGCCGCCCAGAGCGCCGGCCATATGGAGGTTAACGTTAAGAAGCTCCACGCGGACTTTTTGGCTTTCTCCGGCCACAAGGGGCCCATGGGGCCGACTGGAATAGGCGTGCTATACATCAGGGAAGAGTTCTTTGATACCTTCGAGCCGCCCCTCATAGGCGGTGGGACTATTGAGGACGTTAGTCTAGACGGCTATAAGCTCACAGAGCCGCCAGAGCGCTTCGAGGCCGGAACGCCGAACATAGGTGGTGCGATAGGCCTCGCAGCAGGAATCCGCTACATCGAGAGGATTGGGCTGGGCAGAATCGAGAGACAGGAGCACAAGCTTGTTAAGAGAACCACCGAAGGCCTCGACGAGCTCGGGGTCCCGTGGTATGGACCGAAGGACCTGAAGAAGCATGCAGGAGTCGTAAGCTTCAATGTGCCTGGACTTCACCCCCACGACGTCGCTGCTATACTCGACGACCACAACATAATGGTCCGCTCCGGCCACCACTGTGCTTTGCCGGTGATGAAAAAGCTTGGAATAAACGGGACGGTGAGGGCTTCATTCCATGTCTACAACAGCCTCGAAGAGGTCGAAACTTTCCTCGGAGTCATGGAGGAGCTGGTAAATGGTCTGAAGACCTAA
- a CDS encoding radical SAM protein — protein sequence MIAFGPVPSRRLGKSLGVNNIPDKVCSYACVYCQIGRTLRMEVERRAFYEPEFIFEEVRKKVEAAEELGERIDYITFVPDGEPTLDANLGKEIELLKELGIPLAILTNSSLIWRDDVREELLSFDFVSLKLDAVSESLWRRIDRPHKSLSLEKILDGMLEFAADFTGKLVIESMLVNVDYGDEFKRIAEFLEELDPDKAYIAIPTRPPAESWVKPPSEETINDAFQAFAGVLGENRVEYLIGYEGNAFAFSGNVEEDILSITAVHPMREEAVRELLRKAHADWSVVEKLLRRGLLIELDYNGEKFYMRALESRRKP from the coding sequence ATGATAGCCTTTGGTCCAGTTCCATCGAGAAGGTTAGGAAAAAGCTTGGGTGTCAACAACATTCCCGACAAGGTCTGCTCCTACGCCTGCGTTTACTGTCAGATAGGAAGAACACTGAGGATGGAGGTCGAGAGGAGGGCTTTTTACGAACCGGAATTCATCTTCGAGGAAGTTCGGAAAAAGGTAGAAGCCGCTGAGGAGCTGGGGGAGAGAATAGACTACATAACTTTTGTTCCAGACGGCGAGCCAACTCTCGATGCAAACCTGGGAAAAGAAATCGAACTTTTGAAGGAGCTTGGCATCCCTTTGGCGATACTCACGAACTCCTCGCTGATATGGCGTGATGATGTCAGGGAGGAACTCCTGAGCTTCGACTTCGTCTCGTTGAAGCTCGATGCGGTGAGCGAAAGCCTCTGGCGCAGAATAGACAGGCCTCACAAGAGCCTGAGCCTTGAGAAAATCTTGGACGGAATGCTCGAATTTGCAGCGGACTTCACCGGAAAGCTTGTAATCGAGAGCATGCTGGTCAACGTGGATTACGGCGATGAGTTCAAGAGAATCGCCGAGTTCTTGGAGGAGCTGGACCCAGACAAAGCTTACATAGCCATCCCCACGAGGCCCCCCGCGGAATCCTGGGTAAAGCCGCCAAGCGAGGAAACGATAAACGATGCTTTTCAGGCCTTTGCTGGTGTCCTGGGGGAGAATAGGGTGGAGTACCTCATAGGCTATGAAGGCAACGCTTTCGCTTTCTCGGGCAACGTTGAGGAGGACATACTGAGCATCACCGCTGTTCATCCTATGCGTGAGGAGGCCGTTAGGGAGCTCCTGAGGAAAGCCCATGCTGACTGGAGCGTCGTTGAGAAGCTTTTGAGGAGGGGTCTGCTGATAGAGCTGGACTATAACGGGGAGAAGTTCTACATGAGAGCTCTGGAAAGCAGGAGAAAACCTTAA
- the hypE gene encoding hydrogenase expression/formation protein HypE: protein MKIKLEHGAGGEIMEELLRDVILKNLSLKSAGGIGLDALDDGATIPFGDKHIVFTIDGHTVKPLFFPGGDIGRLAVSGTVNDLAVMGAKPLALANSMIIGEGFDGEDLKKILRSMDKTASEVPVPIVTGDTKVVEDEIGMFVITAGIGIAERPISDAGAKVGDAVLISGTIGDHGIALMSHREGISFETELKSDVAPIWEVVEAVAKAIGWENIHAMKDPTRGGLSNALNEMARKANVGILIREADVPIKPEVRAASEMLGISPFDVANEGKVVMIVPKEHAEEALEAMRKTEKGKNAAIIGEVIEDYRGKVLVETGIGGKRFLEPPAGDPVPRVC from the coding sequence ATGAAAATCAAGCTCGAACACGGAGCCGGTGGAGAAATAATGGAGGAGCTCCTGAGAGACGTCATACTGAAGAACCTCAGCCTGAAATCTGCGGGTGGAATCGGCTTGGATGCCCTCGACGACGGGGCCACAATACCCTTCGGGGATAAACACATCGTTTTCACCATCGACGGCCACACCGTGAAGCCCCTCTTCTTTCCGGGGGGAGACATAGGACGCCTGGCAGTTAGCGGAACGGTGAACGATTTAGCCGTTATGGGCGCAAAGCCCCTCGCGCTGGCGAACTCAATGATAATCGGGGAGGGCTTCGACGGGGAAGACCTGAAAAAAATCCTCCGCTCGATGGACAAAACCGCCAGTGAAGTGCCCGTTCCAATAGTCACAGGCGACACGAAGGTCGTCGAGGATGAGATAGGCATGTTCGTCATAACGGCAGGCATAGGAATCGCAGAGAGACCTATAAGCGACGCTGGGGCGAAGGTCGGCGACGCCGTCCTCATCAGCGGGACGATAGGCGACCACGGAATAGCACTGATGAGCCATCGCGAAGGGATAAGCTTCGAGACCGAGCTTAAGAGCGACGTGGCCCCAATCTGGGAGGTCGTTGAGGCAGTTGCAAAGGCCATCGGTTGGGAGAACATCCACGCCATGAAGGACCCCACGAGGGGTGGTTTAAGCAACGCCCTCAACGAGATGGCCAGGAAGGCAAACGTTGGGATACTGATAAGGGAAGCCGACGTGCCGATAAAGCCCGAAGTCAGAGCGGCAAGTGAGATGCTCGGCATAAGCCCATTCGATGTAGCAAACGAGGGTAAGGTCGTGATGATAGTTCCGAAAGAGCACGCTGAGGAAGCACTAGAGGCTATGAGAAAGACGGAGAAAGGAAAGAACGCGGCGATAATTGGTGAGGTTATAGAGGACTACCGCGGAAAGGTCTTAGTTGAGACCGGCATAGGCGGAAAGAGATTCCTTGAGCCGCCTGCGGGAGACCCCGTTCCGAGGGTTTGCTGA
- a CDS encoding potassium channel family protein — protein MCEYTYESGKKCRLKSLEGSKYCALHIPYDEGERLFGEDIKRIKEEAFLKRLKEGQTYFEGVYLYEVKISEFRAEKPIVFKNSRIKTILFDDVTVPGITFYNSYAGRIVVFESKVGTLLVHGSNVFGLNILRVRFSNSIYVRNSSVRYLMINSTEYVGKAEKSEEEYGERKTATGRIELSNLDNVRRIGVNVRYPLMKRILEEHGITPSGSSERSVKATVLAFRDVRFDQSARFKRQVRLSVRHFHGQLVLENLNVFGHAEILGGRIKSPEFVHVIVMGNFIFRRVGFYGDATWNVTVLPHLPLELNVQGFVVVEDCRFNNPRMAEIFYRIARTSWERNGDLERADEYYYKEMVSRRQSRLTARVRGIKKVLLKLEATFEWLFADLTCKYGMDWKRPILLWLAAVNVFFPLLFFLTQSVEGISGNMGFLDYEYFSVVTATTLGYGDYHPVGVGRVIASVEALFGMFMWAVFLTVFARKYMR, from the coding sequence ATGTGCGAGTATACCTACGAAAGCGGTAAAAAGTGCAGGTTGAAGTCCCTTGAAGGCTCTAAGTACTGCGCCCTCCATATCCCCTACGACGAGGGCGAACGCCTGTTCGGGGAGGATATAAAGCGCATCAAAGAGGAAGCCTTTCTCAAGAGGTTGAAGGAGGGTCAGACATACTTTGAGGGTGTCTACCTGTATGAAGTTAAAATAAGTGAGTTCAGGGCTGAAAAACCGATAGTCTTCAAAAACTCGCGGATTAAGACAATTCTATTCGACGATGTTACAGTTCCGGGAATTACTTTCTACAACTCCTACGCAGGCAGAATAGTCGTCTTTGAGAGTAAGGTCGGAACGCTCCTTGTCCATGGTTCCAATGTCTTTGGCCTCAATATTCTCCGCGTGAGGTTCTCGAACTCGATATACGTCAGGAACTCGAGCGTCCGGTATCTCATGATTAACTCGACAGAGTACGTTGGAAAGGCCGAGAAGAGTGAGGAGGAATACGGTGAGAGAAAGACGGCAACGGGCAGGATAGAGCTTAGCAATCTGGATAACGTTCGCAGAATAGGTGTGAACGTCAGGTATCCACTTATGAAGCGCATTCTCGAGGAGCACGGCATAACACCCTCTGGCTCGTCGGAGAGGAGTGTGAAAGCAACGGTACTCGCCTTCAGGGACGTCAGGTTTGACCAATCCGCGCGCTTTAAGAGGCAGGTTAGACTGAGCGTGAGGCACTTCCATGGCCAGCTCGTCCTTGAAAACCTCAATGTCTTTGGTCACGCTGAAATTCTTGGCGGCAGGATAAAGTCCCCTGAGTTCGTTCACGTCATCGTGATGGGTAACTTCATTTTCAGAAGGGTTGGCTTCTACGGCGATGCCACCTGGAACGTGACGGTTCTGCCCCACCTTCCCCTCGAGCTAAACGTTCAGGGCTTCGTTGTCGTTGAGGACTGCCGCTTCAACAACCCGAGGATGGCGGAGATATTCTACAGGATAGCGAGAACTAGCTGGGAGCGGAACGGTGATCTAGAGCGTGCCGATGAGTATTATTACAAAGAAATGGTTTCCAGAAGGCAGTCCCGCCTCACAGCGAGGGTGAGGGGAATTAAGAAGGTCCTGCTGAAGCTGGAGGCGACCTTTGAATGGCTCTTCGCCGATTTGACATGCAAGTACGGAATGGACTGGAAGAGGCCGATACTGTTATGGCTCGCGGCCGTTAACGTCTTCTTCCCGCTCCTCTTCTTCTTAACCCAGAGCGTGGAAGGCATTTCAGGTAACATGGGATTTCTCGACTACGAGTACTTCAGCGTTGTGACCGCCACCACTCTTGGCTATGGCGACTACCACCCCGTGGGAGTGGGCAGGGTTATAGCGTCCGTTGAGGCGCTGTTCGGAATGTTCATGTGGGCAGTGTTCCTTACCGTCTTTGCCAGGAAATACATGAGGTGA
- the hypF gene encoding carbamoyltransferase HypF translates to MKAYRLHVQGIVQAVGFRPFVYRIAHEHGLRGYVKNLGDAGVEIVVEGHEKDIDAFLRDLREKLPPLARIEKIKKKEIPIQGFDRFYIEKSSQGGSGGDSIIPPDIAICEDCLRELFDPTNKRYMYPFIVCTNCGPRFTIIEDLPYDRVNTTMREFPMCDFCESEYKDPLNRRYHAEPVCCPVCGPSYRLYTNDGEELIGDPLKKAAELIDRGYIVAIKGIGGIHLACDATREDVVAELRKRTHRPQKPFAIMAKDVETIEEFAFISPEELEELKSYRRPIMTLRKKEPFPLPENLAPGLHTIGVMLPYAGTHYILFHYSKTPVYVMTSANYPGMPMVKDNEKAFEELKDVADYFLLHNRKILNRADDSVVRFVNGRRAVIRRSRGFVPLPIEIPFDYRGLAVGAELMNAFGVAKNGKVYPSQYIGNTSKVEVLEFMREAVEHFKRILRVRDFDLIVADLHPSYNTTKLAMEMANELGVEFLQVQHHYAHIASVMAEHNLDEIVGIAVDGVGYGTDGHTWGGEVIYLSYEDVERLAHIDYYPLPGGDLASYYPLRALMGILSKVYGIEELEEVIEKCCPKAIESLRYGKVEFNVVLTQLAKEVNTSYASSTGRVLDAFSVLLNVAYRRHYEGEPAMKLESFAMRGKNDLGFSVPVEGELIKVEELFQQALEINASPADVAYSVHLALGRAFAEIAVEKAKEFGVKNVGISGGVAFNELIVKTVRKIVEANGLRFYSTYEVPRGDNGINVGQAFFGGLYLEGYLTKEDLML, encoded by the coding sequence ATGAAGGCCTACAGACTTCACGTTCAAGGCATCGTTCAGGCCGTCGGATTCCGGCCGTTCGTTTACAGGATAGCTCACGAGCACGGTTTAAGGGGTTACGTCAAGAATCTCGGCGATGCAGGTGTTGAGATAGTCGTTGAGGGTCATGAGAAGGATATAGACGCGTTTCTGCGAGATCTGAGGGAGAAGCTCCCCCCTCTGGCCAGGATCGAGAAGATTAAAAAGAAGGAGATCCCGATTCAGGGCTTTGACCGCTTCTACATCGAAAAGAGCTCCCAAGGAGGGAGCGGGGGAGACTCGATAATCCCGCCTGACATAGCCATATGCGAGGATTGTCTAAGGGAGCTCTTCGACCCAACCAACAAGCGCTACATGTACCCCTTCATTGTCTGCACCAACTGCGGACCGAGGTTCACAATCATCGAGGATTTACCCTATGACCGCGTGAACACAACAATGAGAGAGTTCCCGATGTGCGACTTCTGCGAGAGCGAGTACAAAGATCCTCTCAACAGGCGCTACCACGCCGAGCCCGTCTGCTGTCCGGTCTGCGGGCCGAGCTACCGGTTATACACCAACGACGGTGAGGAGCTCATAGGTGACCCCCTGAAGAAGGCCGCGGAGCTAATAGATAGGGGCTACATCGTGGCCATCAAGGGAATCGGCGGAATCCACCTAGCCTGCGACGCGACGAGGGAAGATGTGGTTGCCGAGCTAAGGAAGAGAACCCACAGGCCACAAAAGCCCTTCGCAATAATGGCGAAGGACGTGGAAACTATAGAGGAGTTTGCCTTCATATCCCCGGAGGAGCTGGAGGAACTGAAGAGCTACAGAAGACCCATCATGACGCTCCGCAAGAAGGAGCCCTTCCCGCTTCCGGAAAACCTAGCTCCCGGCTTGCACACCATCGGTGTGATGCTCCCCTACGCCGGCACCCACTACATCCTCTTCCACTACTCCAAGACTCCGGTTTACGTCATGACCTCTGCCAACTATCCGGGCATGCCAATGGTCAAGGACAACGAGAAGGCCTTCGAGGAGCTGAAGGACGTTGCCGACTACTTCCTCCTCCACAACAGGAAGATACTCAACAGGGCCGACGACAGCGTTGTCAGGTTCGTCAATGGGAGGAGGGCGGTTATAAGGCGCTCCCGCGGCTTCGTCCCGCTTCCAATAGAGATTCCCTTTGACTACAGAGGATTGGCGGTCGGTGCAGAGCTCATGAACGCCTTCGGAGTGGCCAAAAACGGTAAGGTTTATCCGAGTCAGTACATAGGAAATACGTCGAAAGTGGAAGTCCTTGAGTTCATGCGCGAGGCGGTGGAGCACTTCAAGAGGATTCTCAGGGTTAGGGACTTCGATTTAATCGTGGCCGATCTCCATCCAAGCTACAACACCACCAAGCTCGCCATGGAAATGGCCAACGAACTCGGCGTCGAGTTCCTGCAGGTCCAGCACCACTACGCCCACATAGCCTCGGTCATGGCGGAGCACAACCTTGACGAAATAGTCGGCATAGCGGTCGATGGAGTCGGATACGGAACGGACGGGCACACGTGGGGCGGCGAGGTGATCTACCTCTCCTACGAGGATGTTGAAAGGCTGGCACACATCGATTACTATCCGCTTCCCGGCGGTGATTTGGCGAGCTACTACCCACTGAGGGCTCTGATGGGAATTTTAAGCAAGGTATACGGCATAGAGGAGCTGGAAGAGGTAATAGAGAAGTGCTGTCCAAAGGCCATCGAAAGCCTCCGCTACGGAAAAGTCGAGTTCAACGTCGTCCTCACCCAGTTGGCGAAGGAAGTAAACACGAGCTACGCCTCATCTACGGGTAGAGTGCTCGATGCCTTCTCCGTTCTGCTCAATGTGGCCTACAGAAGGCACTACGAAGGCGAGCCGGCAATGAAGCTTGAGAGCTTCGCCATGCGCGGCAAGAACGACCTCGGCTTCAGCGTTCCTGTGGAGGGCGAGCTGATAAAGGTGGAGGAGCTCTTCCAGCAGGCACTTGAGATCAATGCCTCTCCTGCGGACGTGGCCTATTCAGTCCACCTGGCCCTTGGAAGGGCTTTCGCGGAGATAGCAGTGGAGAAAGCTAAGGAGTTCGGCGTCAAGAACGTTGGAATCAGCGGTGGTGTTGCGTTCAACGAGCTTATCGTGAAGACGGTGAGGAAGATAGTGGAGGCTAATGGTTTGAGATTCTACTCGACTTACGAGGTGCCGAGGGGCGACAACGGGATAAACGTCGGCCAAGCCTTCTTCGGTGGACTTTACCTGGAGGGATATCTAACGAAGGAAGACCTGATGCTGTGA
- a CDS encoding DUF4405 domain-containing protein, producing the protein MSYKLRMWVSLTLFALWLITGITGIILLVAPLAAQFGLNLPVSLADTLHTYIGFAFFGLSFVHIALNWSAMKAYFRKLRS; encoded by the coding sequence ATGAGCTATAAGCTGAGGATGTGGGTTTCACTCACCCTTTTTGCTCTATGGTTAATTACAGGAATAACAGGAATAATTCTGCTGGTTGCTCCACTGGCAGCTCAATTCGGGTTAAACCTGCCGGTTAGTCTGGCCGATACCCTCCACACATACATCGGCTTCGCCTTCTTCGGGCTGTCGTTCGTCCACATAGCCCTTAACTGGTCTGCGATGAAGGCCTACTTCAGGAAGCTCCGTTCGTGA
- the cdr gene encoding CoA-disulfide reductase, which yields MRKTVVIIGGGAAGMSAASRIKRLKPEWDVKVFEATEWVSHAPCGVPYVVEGISPKEKLMHYPPEVFIKKRGIDLHMKAEVIEVEQGSVRVREGDGEHTYEWDYLVFANGASPQVPPIEGTELKGVFTADLPPDAVAIKEYFEKNDVKNVVVIGTGYIALEMAEAFVAQGKNVTLIGRSERILRKTFDKEITDIVEEKLKAHLNLRLQELTMRIEGDGRVEKVVTDAAEYPADLVIIATGIKPNTELARQLGVRIGETGAIWTNEKMQTSVENVYAAGDVAETRHIITGRRVWIPLAPPGNKMGYVAGSNIAGKEITFPGVLGTSITKFLDLEIGKTGLTEAEAVKEGYDVRTAFIKAKTRPHYYPGAKEIYLKGVVDNETNRLLGVQAVGGEILPRIDAAAAMIQAGFTTKDVFFTDLAYAPPFAPVWDPLIVLARVLKF from the coding sequence ATGAGAAAGACAGTCGTTATCATAGGTGGTGGAGCAGCTGGAATGAGCGCTGCATCTCGCATCAAGCGCCTGAAGCCGGAATGGGACGTTAAGGTCTTTGAAGCAACAGAATGGGTCAGCCACGCTCCCTGCGGAGTTCCATACGTGGTAGAAGGAATCTCGCCGAAGGAGAAGCTCATGCATTATCCGCCGGAGGTCTTCATCAAGAAGCGCGGCATAGACCTCCACATGAAGGCGGAGGTAATAGAGGTCGAACAGGGTTCCGTAAGGGTTCGCGAGGGGGACGGGGAACACACCTACGAGTGGGACTACCTCGTCTTCGCCAATGGCGCCTCTCCTCAGGTTCCGCCCATAGAGGGAACCGAGCTTAAGGGGGTTTTCACCGCGGACCTCCCTCCGGATGCCGTCGCCATAAAGGAGTACTTTGAGAAGAACGACGTTAAAAACGTCGTCGTCATCGGAACAGGTTACATAGCCCTCGAGATGGCCGAGGCATTTGTCGCCCAGGGCAAGAACGTAACGCTCATCGGCAGGAGCGAGAGAATTCTCCGGAAGACCTTCGACAAGGAGATTACCGACATTGTAGAGGAGAAGCTCAAAGCTCACCTCAACCTCCGCCTGCAGGAGCTGACGATGAGGATAGAAGGTGACGGAAGGGTCGAAAAGGTAGTCACCGACGCCGCTGAGTATCCTGCTGACCTTGTTATAATCGCGACGGGCATAAAACCCAACACCGAACTAGCCAGACAGCTCGGAGTTAGAATAGGCGAAACTGGGGCAATCTGGACGAACGAGAAAATGCAGACAAGTGTTGAGAACGTCTATGCAGCTGGAGATGTAGCCGAGACTCGGCATATCATAACCGGCAGGCGTGTGTGGATTCCGCTGGCTCCGCCCGGCAATAAGATGGGGTACGTGGCTGGGAGCAACATCGCCGGCAAGGAAATAACCTTCCCGGGTGTCCTTGGTACCAGCATAACCAAGTTCCTTGACCTTGAGATAGGTAAGACTGGCCTAACTGAAGCTGAGGCGGTAAAAGAGGGCTACGACGTTAGAACCGCCTTCATAAAGGCGAAGACGAGGCCGCACTACTATCCTGGAGCTAAGGAGATCTATCTCAAGGGCGTCGTTGACAACGAGACCAACAGGCTGCTCGGCGTTCAGGCCGTCGGTGGGGAGATACTGCCAAGGATTGATGCTGCAGCGGCCATGATTCAGGCGGGATTCACCACGAAGGATGTTTTCTTCACGGATCTGGCCTACGCTCCACCGTTCGCCCCGGTCTGGGACCCGCTGATCGTTCTCGCAAGAGTTCTTAAGTTCTGA